One stretch of Vulpes lagopus strain Blue_001 chromosome 12, ASM1834538v1, whole genome shotgun sequence DNA includes these proteins:
- the KRT33A gene encoding keratin, type I cuticular Ha3-I, producing MPYNCCLPNLSCRSTCSSRPCVPPSCHTCTLPGACNIPANVGNCGWFCEGSFNGSEKETMQFLNDRLASYLEKVRQLERENAELESRIREWCQQQVPFVCPSYQSYFRTIEELQQKILCNKSENARLVVQIDNAKLASDDFRTKYETEVGLRQLVESDINGLRRILDELTLCKSDLEAQVESLKEELLSLKQNHEQEVNILRCQIGDRLNVEVDAAPTVDLNRVLNETRSQYEALVETNRRDVEEWFTTQTEELNKQVVSSSEQLQSCQAEIIELRRTVNALEIELQAQHNLRDSLENTLTETEARYSSQLNQVQCMITNVESQLAEIRCDLERQNQEYQVLLDVKARLECEINTYRGLLESEDCKLPCNPCATTNACDKPIGPCVSNPCAQRAWCGPCNTFVR from the exons ATGCCTTACAACTGCTGCCTGCCCAACCTGAGCTGCCGCTCCACCTGCTCCTCCCGGCCCTGCGTGCCCCCCAGCTGCCACACCTGcaccctgcctggggcctgcaaCATCCCCGCCAATGTGGGCAACTGTGGCTGGTTCTGTGAGGGCTCCTTCAATGGCAGTGAGAAGGAGACCATGCAGTTCTTGAACGACCGCCTGGCCAGCTACCTGGAGAAGGTGCGTCAACTGGAGCGGGAGAACGCGGAGCTGGAGAGCCGCATCCGGGAGTGGTGCCAGCAGCAGGTGCCTTTCGTGTGTCCCAGCTACCAGTCCTATTTCCGGACCATCGAGGAGCTCCAGCAGAAG ATCTTGTGTAACAAGTCAGAGAATGCCAGGCTGGTGGTGCAGATCGACAACGCCAAGTTGGCCTCAGATGACTTCAGGACCAA GTACGAGACAGAGGTGGGCTTGCGGCAGCTGGTGGAGTCGGACATCAATGGCCTGCGCAGGATCCTGGACGAGCTGACCCTGTGCAAGTCCGACCTGGAGGCCCAGGTGGAGTCCCTGAAGGAGGAGCTGCTGAGTCTCAAGCAGAACCACGAGCAG gaAGTCAACATCTTGCGCTGCCAGATTGGAGACCGCCTCAACGTGGAGGTGGATGCTGCCCCCACAGTGGACCTGAACCGTGTGCTCAACGAGACCAGGAGTCAGTATGAGGCCCTGGTGGAGACCAACCGCAGGGACGTGGAGGAATGGTTCACCACCCAG ACTGAGGAGCTGAACAAGCAGGTGGTGTCCAGCTCGGAGCAGCTGCAATCCTGCCAGGCGGAGATCATCGAGCTGAGACGCACGGTCAATGCCTTGGAGATtgagctccaggcccagcacaaCCTG AGGGACTCCCTGGAGAACACGCTGACAGAGACTGAGGCGCGCTACAGCTCTCAGCTGAACCAGGTGCAGTGCATGATCACCAACGTGGAGTCCCAGCTTGCTGAGATCAGGTGTGACCTGGAGCGGCAGAACCAGGAGTACCAGGTGCTGTTGGACGTCAAGGCCCGGCTGGAGTGTGAGATCAACACATACCGGGGTCTGCTGGAGAGCGAGGACTGCAA GCTTCCCTGCAACCCATGTGCCACAACCAATGCATGTGACAAGCCAATAGGGCCTTGTGTCTCCAATCCTTGTGCCCAGCGTGCTTGGTGTGGACCTTGCAACACCTTTGTGCGGTAG
- the LOC121473417 gene encoding keratin, type I cuticular Ha3-II: MPYNCCLPNLSCRSTCSSRPCVPPSCHTCTLPGACNIPANVGNCGWFCEGSFNGSEKETMQFLNDRLASYLEKVRQLERENAELESRIREWCQQQVPFVCPSYQSYFRTIEELQQKILCSKSENARLVVQIDNAKLAADDFRTKYQTELGLRQLVESDINGLRRILDELTLCKSDLEAQVESLKEELLSLKQNHEQEVNTLRCQIGDRLNVEVDAAPTVDLNRVLNETRSQYEALVETNRRDVEEWFTTQTEELNKQVVSSSEQLQSCQAEIIELRRTVNALEIELQAQHNLRDSLENTLTETEARYSSQLNQVQCMITNVESQLAEIRCDLERQNQEYQVLLDVKARLECEINTYRGLLESEDCKLPCNPCATTNACDKPIGPCVTNPCTPCGPRSRCGPCNTFGC; encoded by the exons ATGCCTTACAACTGCTGCCTGCCCAACCTGAGCTGCCGCTCCACCTGCTCCTCCCGGCCCTGCGTGCCCCCCAGCTGCCACACCTGcaccctgcctggagcctgcaaCATCCCCGCCAACGTGGGCAACTGTGGCTGGTTCTGTGAGGGCTCCTTCAATGGCAGCGAGAAGGAGACCATGCAGTTCCTGAACGACCGCCTGGCCAGCTACCTGGAGAAGGTGCGTCAACTGGAGCGGGAGAACGCGGAGCTGGAGAGCCGCATCCGGGAGTGGTGCCAGCAGCAGGTGCCTTTCGTGTGTCCCAGCTACCAGTCCTATTTCCGGACCATCGAGGAGCTCCAGCAGAAG ATCCTGTGCAGCAAGTCTGAGAACGCCAGGCTGGTGGTGCAGATCGATAATGCCAAACTGGCTGCAGATGACTTCAGGACCAA GTACCAGACAGAGTTGGGCTTGCGGCAGCTGGTAGAGTCGGACATTAACGGCCTGCGCAGGATCTTGGATGAGCTGACTCTGTGCAAGTCCGACCTGGAGGCCCAGGTTGAGTCCCTGAAGGAGGAGTTGCTGAGTCTCAAGCAGAACCATGAGCAG gaAGTCAACACCTTGCGCTGCCAGATTGGAGACCGCCTCAACGTGGAGGTGGATGCAGCCCCAACTGTGGACCTGAACCGTGTGCTCAACGAGACCAGGAGTCAGTATGAGGCCCTGGTGGAGACCAACCGCAGGGACGTGGAGGAATGGTTCACCACCCAG ACTGAGGAGCTGAACAAGCAGGTGGTGTCCAGCTCGGAGCAGCTGCAGTCCTGCCAGGCGGAGATCATCGAGCTGAGACGCACGGTCAACGCCTTGGAGATCgagctccaggcccagcacaaCCTG AGGGACTCCCTGGAGAACACGCTGACAGAGACTGAGGCGCGCTACAGCTCTCAGCTGAACCAGGTGCAGTGCATGATCACCAACGTGGAGTCCCAGCTGGCTGAGATCAGGTGTGACCTGGAGCGGCAGAACCAGGAGTACCAGGTGCTGTTGGACGTCAAGGCCCGGCTGGAGTGTGAGATCAACACATACCGGGGTCTGCTGGAGAGCGAGGACTGCAA GCTGCCTTGCAACCCCTGTGCCACGACCAACGCATGTGACAAGCCCATCGGACCCTGTGTCACCAATCCCTGTACCCCTTGTGGCCCACGCTCCCGCTGTGGGCCCTGCAACACCTTTGGATGCTAG